CTCATGATCATCCGCAGCCGCCAGCGCATGGGCTCTGACTAAAAACGGCAGCTCAAAAGCCAGCAGCCCTGGGAGAATCTGGCGATGCAGGAAGACCTCCAGATCGTCTGGCTTTTTCACCACTCCCCGCTGCACCAGCTCCTCCAGTCCCATTGAATGCGCGTAAGCTCCCGAGGGAAACTGGGAGTCATTCACCTGCAAAAGCCAGGGCAGCCATTCAGGGAGCATGAGCGGTGACACGTAAAGGGTTGAAGACGACACTGACTTCCTCATAGGCCCAGCCTTCGCGTTCAAAGAGCTGCAGCACGGCCACATCATGAGTGATGCGGATCACCCCGTCCACCACTTGCACACCCAGATGCAAATTTCCGATCTTCCAGCCCATCAGCGCGGCTTCATCCACTGATCCTGGCCGCACCTGATAGACGGTCTCTTCCTGCTGCCGCACCACATAGTCCAGATCATTCGTCTGATGGATCACGCAACCATGTTTCAAGCGTGCCGCGAGATCGAATCCAAACTCCGTCCCATCCGCCGCCAGCCCACGCCAGCGTCTTTTCAAAAACAGCCGCCGCTCAACCAAAAGCTCCACCTGCTCCGCGACCGGACGCAAGGAGGAATCGGAGAGCATGTGGGTGATGAGGATCATAGAAATGTATGGGGCGTGCGGATCCGGCTGATCGGGCAAATTTATTACTCAGCGCGTAACAAATTGCTGCCGGGGGAAATACTTACCCCTCGCCCTCAAAACAAAAAGTACCGTTGCGCCATCGGCAGCACACTGGCCGGTTCGCAGCGCAGTTCGCGGCCGTCGGCTTTCACGGTGTAGCTATCTGGATCCACCTCGATCTTCGGCAGGTAGTTGTTCCACAGCATGTCATGTTTGCTCACCGTGCGGCAGGTTTTCACAGCGCTCAGGCGTTTATTGACGCCAAGGTTTTTGACCACGCCGCTTTGCATCGCCGCCTGGCTGATGAATGTCACGCTGGTACTGTATTTGGCCCGGCCATGGGCGGCAAACTGGGGACGATACAGCATGGGCTGCGGCGTGGGGATGCTGGCGTTCGGATCGCCCATGTTAGCCATGGCGATCATGCCACCTTTCAGTACCACTTCAGGCTTCACACCAAAGAAGGCCGGTTTCCACACCACAAGGTCCGCCAGCTTTCCGACCTCAATGCTACCCACTTCATGGGAGATGCCGTGAGTGATGGCCGGATTGATCGTGTATTTGGCCACGTACCGCATAGCGCGGTAATTATCCGCCGCATTGTGCACAGGCCCGTCCAGCTTGCCAAATTGCACCTTCATCTTGTGCGCGGTCTGCCACGTGCGGGTGATCACCTCTCCCAGCCGTCCCATGGCCTGGCTGTCACTGGACATCATGGAAATGGCCCCGAGGTCATGCAACAAATCTTCCGCCGCGATGGTCTCCGGACGGATGCGGGATTCGGCAAAAGCCACATCTTCGGGAATCTTCGAATCCAGGTGATGGCAGACCATGAGCATGTCCAGATGCTCATCAATAGTATTGACGGTGAAGGGCCGCGTCGGGTTCGTGGAGGAAGGCAGCACATTCGCCTCACCACAGACTCGGATGATATCCGGCGCATGCCCTCCACCCGCTCCTTCAGAGTGATAGGTATGGATGGTGCGTCCCTTAAAAGCAGCCAGAGTACTCTCCACGAATCCGGCTTCATTTAAAGTATCCGTATGGATGGCCACCTGCACATCCAGTTCGTCCGCCACGCCCAGACAGGTATCAATGGCTGCCGGAGTCGTGCCCCAGTCTTCATGCAGCTTCAGGCCGATGGCACCGGCCAGCACCTGCTCACGCAGAGGCTCCGGTGTGGAGCAATTGCCCTTGCCAAGGAAGCCCAGATTCATCGGATACTCATCCGCTGCTTCCAGCATGCGGTGCATGTTCCAAATGCCTGGAGTACAAGTCGTCGCATACGTACCATGGGCGGGACCTGTTCCACCGCCAATCATGGTCGTGACACCGCTGGCCAGTGCATGGTCGATCTGCTGGGGGCAGATGAAATGAATGTGCGTGTCAATGCCGCCCGCCGTGATGATGCAGCCTTCACCCGCAATCACTTCGGTGCCTGCACCGATGACCATATCGATTCCGTCCTGCAACAGGGGATTCCCCGCATGGCCGATGCCGACAATGCGGCCATACTTGATGCCAATGTCCGCCTTGATGATGCCCTGCACGGCGTCAATGATCGTCGCATTCGTGATGACCAAATCCAGGCAATCGGCATCCAGCGCCAAACATGACTGTGCCATGCCATCGCGGATCACCTTGCCTCCGCCAAATTTCACTTCATTTCCATAGCCACCCTTTTCAGCGATGAGATCACGCTCCACCTCAATGAAAAGTTCCGTATCGGCCAGCCTCACTTGGTCGCCCACAGTGGGGCCGAACATGCTGGCGTGTTGTTTGCGGGTGATCTTCATGCGGGCAGGGGTCCGTTGACAAGATTGTTGAGGCCATAGACCTCGCGTTTTCCGGCGAAGGCGACCACTTCCACTTCGCGTGTATCACCAGGCTCAAAGCGCACCGCCGTCCCCGCTGGGATGTTTAGCCGAAAGCCGAGCGCAGCCGCCCGGTCAAAGTCCAGGGAGGTATTCACCTCATAGAAATGAAAGTGGCTGCCGACCTGCACGGGACGGTCTCCCGTATTCGCAACAGTCAGTTTCAGCGTGGCTAGGCCGACATTGGCTTCAAGGTCGCCAGCACCTTGGGGATGGATGATTTCGCCGGGAATGAGCATTCAATTTCCGACCCAAAGCAGGAAGCATGCAAGCCCTTCGATAAAACGCCGGGAATGTTGTGAAAGCACTGGGTGAATCGTATGAAGCGCGGGGATGCCGGGCAGGGCTTGGCATAAGGGGTGCTTTTGAATGATCTGCAATCGCATCTCACCTCCGCCTTCCCCATGAAACGAAAAGTTCTCGCCCTGCTCCTGCCCTTTCTCATGCCTTTGGCCAGCCTCTCGGCGGAGCCATTAAAAATTGGTTACTCGGACTGGCCCGGCTGGGTGGCCTGGGAAATTGGCATTAAAAAAGGCTGGTTCAAAGAAGAGGGCGTGGAGACTGAATTTGTGTGGATGGACTATGTGAAATCCATGGAAGCCTACGCCGCAGGCAAACTGGACGCGGTTTGCGTGACCAATGGCGATGCCCTCGTCACAGGTGCCACAGGCAAACCTTCCGTCGCCATCCTCCTCAACGACTTTTCGAACGGCAATGACATGATCGTGGCCAAGCCCGGCATCGATTCATTCAAAGCCATGAAGGGAAAAACCGTCGCTCTGGAGGAAGGTTTCGTGGAGCATCTGCTCCTACTGAAAGGCTTGGAAATGAATGGCATGGCTGAAGGTGACATCACCATCAAAAACACCCCCACCAACAACACCCCGCAGGTCTTTGCCTCCGGTGAGGTGGATGCCATCGCCGCCTGGCAGCCCAATTCCGGTCAAGCTCTGAAACTGGTGCCCGGATCCAAACCGGTCTTCTCCTCTAAAGACGCTCCCGGCCTGATCTATGACGGCCTCTTTTGCGACATGGCCAGTGTGAAATCCCGCCGTCCCGAATGGCTGAAAGTGGTGAAAGTCTGGTATCGCATCGTCGCCTACATGGAAGACGAAAAAAACCTGGACGAAGCCCTCGCCATCCTGGCCGAGCGTGTCGGCGTCAAGCCAGCCGAGTATGAACCACTGCTCGAAGGCACCAAGATTCTTTCTCCCGCCGCAGCACTGAAGGTCTGGGAAAAAGCGGACGGCCTCGGCTCCATCTATGGCTCCACCAAAGTGGTGGATGACTTCAATGTGAAGTTCGGTGTTTACAAGGAACCCCTGGACATCGCTGCCTACCTGGATCCCACACTGACTAAAGAAGTGCTGGCCAAATAATTTCGGCACCTCTTCATCCGCACTCCTTCTCATGGCTACTTCGTCAGGCAGACATTGGTTTGGAGTGCGGAAAGATCTGGAACAGTCACGGGCCACTTTGCTGATGGCCCTTTCTTTTATCCTGCCCCTGCTGATCTGGAGCATAGCTGCTTATGGGCCATGGTGGAAAGTGGCCCATCAAGTCATCCTTTCCGCCGAGAGTTCACGACTTCAAAGTGTCTATATCATCGGCGACAGACTGGATCCCACCACTTGGGGAAAATTTACCCAGGCCATCCAGCAGGACAATGAAGAGATCCTCAAAGCCCGCGAATCTGGCCAGCCGATCCCTTTAACGGCGAGGCAGAACAAAAAAATCCTGCGCCAGCTTCATTCACCTGCGGTGATCAACGGCTGGCTCACCCGAAGCCAGGAAACGGATGACGAAGCCATCCGCCAGGTCTGGCTGAAACTCGCAGCAGGTGAACTAAAGGCAACCCGACGGGAGCTTTCTGACGACAACATAGAGATCATTGAAGCCAATGCCGAGATGCTCAAAAAATCAGGTGCCGTATGGCCCACCGAATCCCTGTTAAAACTTCTGCCGGAATCTTCTGAAGAAGTCTCGCGTCCCGTTTACCTCGTGCCACCGGATGTGGTGGCCACTTCCTTTTGGGAAGGTATCACGGCCGACCGGCCCGTGAGTGCGGAAAGCAGCGAGCAAGGCGCTGAGCGCAAAACACTCCTGCAGCGTTATGGAGAATCCTGGCGCACCATCGTTCTCGGCTTCCTGCTCGCCATCATCGTCGCTGTACCACTGGGGGTCATCGCTGGCACCTTTGATTTTTTCTCGAAGCTCATTGAGCCTTTCGCCAACTTCTTCAGCTACATGCCCGCACCTGCTTTTGGGGTGGTTCTAATGGCCATCTTCGGGCTCGACCTGGGGCCGAAGATCATGCTCGTTTTTCTCGGCACCCTGCCCTGCGCCGTGCTCACCATCGCCAAGACCACCCGGCGGCTGGATGGCTCCCTCCTCGAAGCTGCCCAGACCCTGGGAGCCAACCAGAGACAGCTTTTGCTAAATGTCGTCGTCCCAGGCATCCTTCCAAATCTTTACAACGATCTCCGCCTCCTCTTCGGCACTGCCTGGACCTGGCTTGTGATTGCCGAGCTGCTAGGTTTCAAGAGCGGCCTCGCCGAAGTCATTGACACTCACGGCCGCCGTTTCCAGTTTGATATCGTCTATCCGGCCATCCTTCTCATCGGTCTCTCGGGCTTTTGCATGGATCAAATCCTGGGCTTTCTCTCTCGCTTCTTTTTCCCTTGGGTGGATCAGCCAAAGCAAGGCTTCATGGGCAAGATCAGCGCCCGCCTCATGAAAGGCATGAAACAGAAATACCCGGGCCAGGCTGAACATGCAGCATCCCCTTCCTCCCTCGCCCCATGATCGCCACTCTCAGCTATCAGGACCAGTCGCCGGAGGTCAAAGCTCGCTTTGACAGGATCAAGGCCCGTCCGCCTCTCCTGCAGATATCCGGCCTATATAAGCGCTTCCATTCCAAAGCCGGAGAAGTCGTCGCTCTCAAGGACATCAACCTCACGGTTCACAGGCGCGAATTCATGTGCGTACTCGGCCAGTCAGGCTGCGGAAAGTCCACCCTCATCCGCATTCTCGCCGGGCTGGAAACACCCAGCGAAGGACAGGTCCTGGTGGACGGCCAGCCGGTCACAGGTCCAGGCAGAGATCGTGGCATGGTCTTCCAAAGCTACACCCTGTTTCCCTGGCTTACGGTCAAACAGAACGTCATGTTTGGCCCGCGCATGGCGGGAAAAAGCGGCCTAACCAATGAAGGCGAAGCACGGCAGTGGCTCGCCCTCGTCGGCCTGGACAAATTCGAAGATTCCTACCCGCACCAGCTCAGCGGCGGCATGAAACAACGCGCCGCCATCGCCCGCGCTCTGGCCAATGAACCGCGCATCCTCCTCATGGATGAACCCTTTGGCGCACTTGACCCTCAAACTCGTCAGCAGATGCAGGCCTATCTTCTACAGATCTGGAAGAATGTGGACATCACCATCTTTTTCATCACCCACGACCTGGATGAAGCCATCTTCCTGTCCGATCGCATCCTCGTCCTGGACCCGCGCCCAGGCCGCGTGCGTGAAATTGTCGAAGTTCCCGTCCCCCGCCCTCGTGACCATGAGCAGCTTCGCTCAGCCGAATTCCTCGCCACCAAGCAGCATCTCGAAACGATCATCCATCCTGAAGACAGCCATGCCAAACCCCAGTTCGACAAGCTGCCAGTGATGCGCATGACCACAGTCGGCGATGATGTGGAATGATACATTCAAGATGTGAACCCCCAATTTCTTTCTTCATACTTTTTTAATCTTTCCTCATACGCTAACAAAATTTAATGCTATGTAAAAGCATGCCTGATAAACCGCCCAAAGCTGAAACCTTCGCGCAGAGAGTGACCATCTCACTGCCCGATGCCCTGTATCAGCAGTTTGAGCAGCTTATGGAGGAGCGCGGGTTTCAAAACCGCTCTCAGGCCATCTCGGAGGTCCTCTCCCTTCACATTGCGGACTATTACAGCCTCAAAGGAAACAGCCTGATGGCAGGAACCATCACCCTTTTTTACGATCATAAACGCCCAGGTCTCAAACAGGAGATCGCCGACATCCAGCATGACAACATCCGTCAGGTCATCAGCTCCCTGCATGTTCTCCTGGAAAACAGCAAC
The window above is part of the Prosthecobacter fusiformis genome. Proteins encoded here:
- a CDS encoding urease accessory protein UreE; the encoded protein is MILITHMLSDSSLRPVAEQVELLVERRLFLKRRWRGLAADGTEFGFDLAARLKHGCVIHQTNDLDYVVRQQEETVYQVRPGSVDEAALMGWKIGNLHLGVQVVDGVIRITHDVAVLQLFEREGWAYEEVSVVFNPLRVTAHAP
- a CDS encoding ABC transporter permease; amino-acid sequence: MALSFILPLLIWSIAAYGPWWKVAHQVILSAESSRLQSVYIIGDRLDPTTWGKFTQAIQQDNEEILKARESGQPIPLTARQNKKILRQLHSPAVINGWLTRSQETDDEAIRQVWLKLAAGELKATRRELSDDNIEIIEANAEMLKKSGAVWPTESLLKLLPESSEEVSRPVYLVPPDVVATSFWEGITADRPVSAESSEQGAERKTLLQRYGESWRTIVLGFLLAIIVAVPLGVIAGTFDFFSKLIEPFANFFSYMPAPAFGVVLMAIFGLDLGPKIMLVFLGTLPCAVLTIAKTTRRLDGSLLEAAQTLGANQRQLLLNVVVPGILPNLYNDLRLLFGTAWTWLVIAELLGFKSGLAEVIDTHGRRFQFDIVYPAILLIGLSGFCMDQILGFLSRFFFPWVDQPKQGFMGKISARLMKGMKQKYPGQAEHAASPSSLAP
- a CDS encoding ABC transporter substrate-binding protein, with protein sequence MKRKVLALLLPFLMPLASLSAEPLKIGYSDWPGWVAWEIGIKKGWFKEEGVETEFVWMDYVKSMEAYAAGKLDAVCVTNGDALVTGATGKPSVAILLNDFSNGNDMIVAKPGIDSFKAMKGKTVALEEGFVEHLLLLKGLEMNGMAEGDITIKNTPTNNTPQVFASGEVDAIAAWQPNSGQALKLVPGSKPVFSSKDAPGLIYDGLFCDMASVKSRRPEWLKVVKVWYRIVAYMEDEKNLDEALAILAERVGVKPAEYEPLLEGTKILSPAAALKVWEKADGLGSIYGSTKVVDDFNVKFGVYKEPLDIAAYLDPTLTKEVLAK
- the nikR gene encoding nickel-responsive transcriptional regulator NikR; this translates as MPDKPPKAETFAQRVTISLPDALYQQFEQLMEERGFQNRSQAISEVLSLHIADYYSLKGNSLMAGTITLFYDHKRPGLKQEIADIQHDNIRQVISSLHVLLENSNTMEVILVQGPAKRLRQIANKLLSCKGVLAGRLNLSRTLMPPIQTQPDDASQNPSAD
- the ureC gene encoding urease subunit alpha codes for the protein MKITRKQHASMFGPTVGDQVRLADTELFIEVERDLIAEKGGYGNEVKFGGGKVIRDGMAQSCLALDADCLDLVITNATIIDAVQGIIKADIGIKYGRIVGIGHAGNPLLQDGIDMVIGAGTEVIAGEGCIITAGGIDTHIHFICPQQIDHALASGVTTMIGGGTGPAHGTYATTCTPGIWNMHRMLEAADEYPMNLGFLGKGNCSTPEPLREQVLAGAIGLKLHEDWGTTPAAIDTCLGVADELDVQVAIHTDTLNEAGFVESTLAAFKGRTIHTYHSEGAGGGHAPDIIRVCGEANVLPSSTNPTRPFTVNTIDEHLDMLMVCHHLDSKIPEDVAFAESRIRPETIAAEDLLHDLGAISMMSSDSQAMGRLGEVITRTWQTAHKMKVQFGKLDGPVHNAADNYRAMRYVAKYTINPAITHGISHEVGSIEVGKLADLVVWKPAFFGVKPEVVLKGGMIAMANMGDPNASIPTPQPMLYRPQFAAHGRAKYSTSVTFISQAAMQSGVVKNLGVNKRLSAVKTCRTVSKHDMLWNNYLPKIEVDPDSYTVKADGRELRCEPASVLPMAQRYFLF
- a CDS encoding ABC transporter ATP-binding protein, translating into MIATLSYQDQSPEVKARFDRIKARPPLLQISGLYKRFHSKAGEVVALKDINLTVHRREFMCVLGQSGCGKSTLIRILAGLETPSEGQVLVDGQPVTGPGRDRGMVFQSYTLFPWLTVKQNVMFGPRMAGKSGLTNEGEARQWLALVGLDKFEDSYPHQLSGGMKQRAAIARALANEPRILLMDEPFGALDPQTRQQMQAYLLQIWKNVDITIFFITHDLDEAIFLSDRILVLDPRPGRVREIVEVPVPRPRDHEQLRSAEFLATKQHLETIIHPEDSHAKPQFDKLPVMRMTTVGDDVE
- a CDS encoding urease subunit beta, whose translation is MLIPGEIIHPQGAGDLEANVGLATLKLTVANTGDRPVQVGSHFHFYEVNTSLDFDRAAALGFRLNIPAGTAVRFEPGDTREVEVVAFAGKREVYGLNNLVNGPLPA